The genome window cagttaaaccctaataaaagcttatgatttttaaaatattttattgtgtaatatttaaattactcccactaaattttaacatcctaGAAATTTTCTTTATCTATACGCTCTTCGAGATGAGGAAGgatatcttttcttttggtggtaTCGTAGAATAAGATCAAGGCTTCTTTTAGGAGTGAGATGTCCCTGTCCTGTAACTATCAATCACTTGAATAATCGAAGAGAGATGGGATCCTAGGGCAGATGAAAGGTATGCCCGTTTCATGATCAATTCGTCGTTCAATCCTTCTATAAATGGTGATCAGACTTGTTAAGATCTTTTCTATGTTGAGAATCATCTGTGAATCCCCACTTTGATTGACCTTGACCGGTCATTGCTGGAAAATGGGGCCCTAGCCTCGTCGGTCCCCCAATTCTCAACCCCGACCTACACAAGTGGTTTTAGAACCCACATTTTGTagttgatcaaaattcttatgcgaataagattaattttttatgacataattatcaaaattcttaaaattaatatatcttTTGATTATTATAAATctttatatactttaaaaataaaataatacatatctttattttatgatacaaataaaatttaaaattgaccttaattattatttttttcttaatataagcTCGTGTCTTGCACATGCTgccgtgtgtatatatatatatatatattatttgtcaGGGGaataactttatatttttggggaatataaataataattcctccattgaaataaagaaacaagaaacCCAAGGCCCCTCCTTGTAGCTGTGGGTCCGTCACTGCAAACAAGCTTAGCCACAAGCGCATGGTCAGCAAGGGACAATATAGACAAGTGCATGTAAAgttcttgaaaagaaaataaagtaaaaactGTTTGATTGCATGATGCCAAAAATGGTCAAAAGTTACAATAATGCAAGGCTGAAAAGTATTCATGCGTGAAGGTGAAGTTgggtctgattttttttttttttttggtctgtcTTGGCTACGTGATTGAGTTTGGGTTTGACCAATTCATAGATTAAGGTCAATATtggatcaaattaaaatttaaaactaccTGGATTAATTAAAAGGTGTGACAACTTCTAGCTTAGATCAACCCATaagtttttctctctcaaacatTAAGAtaaactagtatgtaacccgtgctaccgcacgggaatggatatattattaatcatgaatttatttatgtttaaaatgCTCAGTTaagtttaaattcatattattaaccaaaaaatttcattcacaAAACTTAGCAATACGTTTTTATGATACTCCCAatgtattcaataatttttcttctttaatgacacgaaaaagaaaagaatcattaaaattttcttattaaattagAGCAATGTTACACtataaacattttttacaattattgagttagtaaattgttattgatttttggAGTCATCGTTAGGACAATAACATTACTTTCTTGACTACCGTCAATAACTTATCATATAAATAAGGTAATTATGAAATATGTTGTTAACAATATTGTGActttaatttatcttattaatttaatttgctTCGATGGGGAGGTGGCCTTGTTTTAAGGCCGAATCCGACAGACCCTTAGACCAGTAGGTTGACCCGAAGCCTCTGATCAGTTGGATTTGGTTTGTTTTCTTAGTAAACCTGAATATTCTGTTTGGACAGTGGGTTAAGGGTTTGAAAATCCGTATAACCAACCCGACCGAAAGTTTAAgagtaaagggaaaaaaaagagatatatatcTCTCGGTTCTTGAGGTGAGCTCGTGAAACTGAGTTTGCAAAAGCAAAAATCAAATCAGCAAAAGCAAAGATCAAATCACCAGAAGATAGAAGCTCAAAATGCTAAGATCGAAAGGGAAATCCCATCTCAAACACTGTTCCACCGAATCCACACGCAAACCTAAGTCTTCAAGGAGTTCAATCCCATCTTAGATCTGTTTTCACTTCTCAATACTAAATCAAAATCTCACTCTCAATCTTAGAAGTCTTCGTTCTCTCTACTCCCAATCTCAAGTCTCTCTACTACCAGTACTCTGAAAATGTACTACCAGTACTTCTGCGTTTCATTGAGAACTACACGTACTCTCAAAATCTACTACCAGTACTTATGCATTTCATTGCAACTTCTTTTCGTAGGTTTCCAACCATGCAAACAAAGATAACAGGTTGTTCTTTTCATTAAGAGCATGAAAGAAAGTagttttagaaagaaaagaacaaaaaaattcgtTTTGAGAAATGGTTCATACATTTACTACTTATTAGTATTACTGTACTTATTGTTACCAAGTCTATTATTGTGCAGAGCTCTAGAGCTTTTCAGGGTTTCTTTTAATTGTGAGCAATTTGATTAGTTTTGAGTCctaataataatcaatttcCTCATGAGTCATTTGCTTGTACCCCTCTTAGAGGGACCCACTAATCCTGTTATTTATATCGAACAGTAATGCCATACTCTTCTTTCATGTACACCTTGTCTCAATTCTGGAAGTTCTGTCTCTCATTTTCTCACCTTTCATGCACACTCACAATCATCCTACTCTCTCCACATTATAGCTTCCTTTCATTCTTCTTTCTTCCCCTCTTCatggctttcttttttttcctacttttgATCTTTTTTGTCCCTTCAAGCAATGCTCAGTGGCCACCTTCACCTGGCTTGTAAGTAATTTAATATCTGAAGTAGCAATAGAATTGTTTGCAATAGTTTGGTCATGGCTGAACAGTGTTTCTGATGGTTTAATCTGAATGTTGTCAGCAACAACATTTCCTGAGTGTTTGTTAGACTCAGATTTAAAGACACTTGTGACAGTGTAAACTTCCCATCCCTCTTTGACATTGTAATCATCAACTTTTATTTGGAATGTATAAGATTTTCCAAGCAAGCTTTGAATTTCTTGAGGTACTTTATTTGGCTCTTGATTCTGCACAACATGATGTAAGGCCCATAAATTGTtagtataataaaaacattatgtTTAAGCATAAATTTGGAAGTGGTTAAGAATTTAGTTTAGATACTTTTGAAGAAAGTTCCATAGcagttttttgaattattttttctgcatctttatcaaaaagaacaaaagaagcTGTCCCAGTATGATCCTTCACTTGGATTTGTAGTTTGTAACTGTATATAATAATGAGAGAAGTTAGAAAGTGTGCTTCATTTTGTTTTCCTATGCAATCATTTGAACAGTTATATAGTATAAACAATGTAGAATTTAGTTACCTAGGCATAGGGAACTGAGATTCAGAATTGCAACTGTTGCaccaaaacatattattttgttattttactttTCGCTTGCAAAGTTGACATGAGATATAATTCCACCCTAATTTTGTTTCTATGTTTACAATATCCGCATAACAGGTAAAAAATCTTTCCTACAAAATTAGTCATTCTAGTTAGTTTTGATTGAATAATAAAGATTTAGATTTGAAATATTTCAAGATAAAGAAAACCTTGACTCCTTCCACCCATTCTAGTGCTTTAATTTCTGCCAATGACATCGTAGTTTGCAATATCAATTCTGAttcaaatttgggttttttgtcaTGTGTTGGAATAGATCGAACAACATTATCGTATTCATCCTCAACAACTTTATATCTGAAGAAAggaagagataaaatttttaattaaaaaaatccattcaTAATCCATCATAGAGAATTAGTAAAGTAAATGTTTATGAACCTGTCAATGAGCTCAGAAACCTCTGTAATGTCCAAATTGACGTAAACTTTAGTTGCACTTGTGGTGTTAAGATTCAGTTTGCCTTATTAAAAGAACCATAAAACACATTGAAGAATTtgttatacacattttttttttattattatataaaaagtgATATATACATATACTACCTATCTTTCAGTACCTTGGAATGCTTTTACAGTTGTTGAAGTAACAATAATTATAGAAGgaccttcatcttctttgaaGTCATTTTCAGTAATTGTTTCAGCACTTTCATCCCACAATGATATTTTTAGCTCTTTGTCCCTAATGGTACATTATAGCATTCAAAAGACATTAAAATGTGAGATTTGCTACCATTCATGATTAAATACAGTAGTTAAAAACAATCTTAGTGTTAATAATTGAAAGAGTGGAAAACTTGAATAAGCAATTCACCTCTATATTTACACAACCATGTAAAGTAAAAGGGAACACATAGGAAgcctaaaaggagaaagaagttacttcaaacaaacaaatttaattgaataataGAACCATAGTAAGCTCATACTTAACAGATAAACGTGTTGAATAAGTGATCACATAAAGGAATTGGGAACattgttaaataattttcacagttttgaatcttttgatacTTAATAGCATGGTTTCATGGCAGGCCTGCCAAAATCACATGCCATAACCAATACCTATTGTAGCAATGAGTCCAATATTACTGAAACCATCTCCATTAAATAGTCTgaaagatttcaaaatatgcaatTTGAAATTCAAGTATAACTTTTATGATGGGTGCAATGTGCATCTCatgttcaatttttaaatagaattATATTAAGTGAAACCCTCTCTAAACTCCATTTAGAAATGGTACCTAGTCAACTTAACAGTGTGTGCAAGACTGGAAGGTCTTAACCCAACCCGGCTTCCCATCCAtactataaaattaataataattattgaaTGTTACTgaaataaaacttaacatttatatTCGATTAATTATAATAGAGTTGAACTCTATAACCATAAATGTGCAACACAGCCAGGTTCAAAAGTCCAATCTGGTCATTAGTGTTCAAACTGAGATAGAAGTACTTTTCAAGTAGATATTTATagttcaaatattaaaaaaggatagtttttcatataaataggGTGGTGGGCTCAAACCCAGTTGGAAGGAAGATGAATAGAAATAAAAGTGCATGGGTTCAGAGACattcatatatttcttttatcatttaattttgtcAGAATGGCAAACAGAGTCacatgaagaaacaaaagaattattttgaggTAAATGGGagtaaaatgaaatgttcaTTACTCAGGTAGTAGAATTTGGAGATTTCTTATATTTGTAGAGCCGTTGTGAAAGTGAACTTGTTCAATGGGTCCAACAGCAGTAAGTTTGCCAATCATATCTGCAAGTTTGTACAcgtaaaaaataatgtttgaaggatgaattttgattaattaaaatgGGGAAGAGGTGAAGTAAAACATAATTTACCTGTTAGGTAAGAATTGTCATTCAAACGATTGTTGATACAATCATATGTTGCAAATTCAAAGGCATGCATAGGTATGAGTTCACTTTCTTCATTGCACTCCTTAACCGAAGTTGTTAAGAGGAAAATGATGTTCAGGTCATTTGAAACCAGTCTATAACCTTTATTTGTCACGATTACTTTAAAGTTTGAAGTGATAAAGGTTCCTCATTCACGTAGGATGGTACTAAATTTCTGAAACACATTCTTTCTTACAATTGCATGCATTAAGCTTTTCTGTAAAAAGGGAAATAGAAGTCAAAAGttagtttatatattatattacaaatACAACTAATAGTTGAAAGATTCAAACATTTTATTGTTGTCAAGTATGATAACCTTTTCATCGATAAAGATCATGTCAAGACTGATGAAGTTATTTCCACTTCTCTTATTCACTGCTTTCCACATTCTGCATATTCTCACTCTAATTCTCCATGTCTCCTTAGCATCAGATATTTGATCAAGAAAGCTGTATCCTTTGGACATTGTTATACCGCATAGTTGCAATAAAATGTAAATGTATTAGAGATActattaaaaatgataatggaAGTTTTACTTTAAAAACAATGTAAACAATGCACAAAATGTTTATATGAGGATTTAAGCTCATTTTACATTTTACCTGCAGGTTTTTGTGACTCCCATGCCAACACCTCTTGAATTTACACCTTGTGAATTTATATAGTCTAAAAAGCGGCATCCATTGCCAGGAAGCATGGTGCATAATGAGAATTACTTCAGTGGAAGATTGATTTCTGTTGAAATCACATGGTATGGTGGTGGCAATGTAGTATCTGTGGTGGGATCGTGGAACAACTGGCAGACTAAGTAACATAACTTTTCATTTTCCAAGTTtcaacttaatttatttttctcctttaaCTTCATAATTTGATATTGATGAGCTcccccctttctttctttctttcttcaacaGGGAGGACTTGCAGAATATAGGAAAAAGTGCTTCTGTTACTATGATGCTTCCATTAGGAATACACTACTTTTGCTTCATTGTTGATGGAGAGTTGAAATGTGCTCTCAACTTGCAACGGGTCAATAATAGCGGAGGAGATCACTATAACATAATCAAAAGGCCAATCTTAGGAGCAAAAGCACCAACATGAAGTaccactatatatattttttgttgcaggacaaaataaaataaaaacccttcaATTTCACAAACCctcacaaacccagaaatcgtTTCACATGCAAACCTCAaagaatggagaaaaaaaaaagaccacgCAATTAGATATCAAATAAAGATATTAACTTGTTCTCAAGccaataaagattaaaaaaaaaaaagatgctatCTTGttatcaaatagaaaacaaacatGCAACATTAatcatagaaaaaataatattaaaattattcaaaaaaagaaaattcactaaaagaaaggaaaaagaatttaCTTATATTTCCTTAGGAGTATGTGCTCTTTGCTTCCTCAATCTTCATTGTATCACctttagaaaaacaaaatcacaagATTGCAATTATATTTAAGCTCCTTGGTGGGCTAAGAAATTACATAAAGAAATAATTAGGTGGAAACAAATTAATAGACTCTTGTAAtccaaattgaatttcaaaaccaaCAACACTCAAACTAAAGTAATTATCAACATTAACTG of Quercus lobata isolate SW786 chromosome 8, ValleyOak3.0 Primary Assembly, whole genome shotgun sequence contains these proteins:
- the LOC115955176 gene encoding uncharacterized protein LOC115955176, whose protein sequence is MHAFEFATYDCINNRLNDNSYLTDMIGKLTAVGPIEQVHFHNGSTNIRNLQILLPEDKELKISLWDESAETITENDFKEDEGPSIIIVTSTTVKAFQGKLNLNTTSATKVYVNLDITEVSELIDRYKVVEDEYDNVVRSIPTHDKKPKFESELILQTTMSLAEIKALEWVEGVKERFFTCYADIVNIETKLGWNYISCQLCKRKVK